A single Anopheles funestus chromosome 2RL, idAnoFuneDA-416_04, whole genome shotgun sequence DNA region contains:
- the LOC125764894 gene encoding voltage-dependent T-type calcium channel subunit alpha-1G isoform X2, which yields MRNATKDSGASQQTVYTDKINYGGVIDSLNLKNERNGPPPPPSTVQHRNSLQQQQQKRPSVVKHGGKGGAVARVSSSSDATDTSGSSCSDGDTSSSSYDEPNLPYPGFTEFSLKYLAQETKPRIWCLQLITNPWFERISMIVILLNCVTLGMYQPCVDDACVTNRCKILQIFDDIIFAFFSLEMTIKIVAMGAWGKGTYLADSWNRLDFFIVLAGALEYCLQVENLNLTAIRTIRVLRPLRAINRIPSMRILVMLLLDTLPMLGNVLLLCFFVFFIFGIVGVQLWEGILRQRCVIKLPDKVSPPAYLTSSPRNIYYRIVNQKKIKTDVSFYYEFSKEQDYICSKPEDSGMHLCQNLPPYRIGPLVCNDTALPYSENEPTATACVNWNQYYTNCTQLGSNPFQGTISFDNIGLAWVAIFLVISLEGWTDIMYYVQDAHSFWDWIYFVLLIVIGSFFMINLCLVVIATQFSETKKREMERMRQERARFTSSSTLASSTNNSEPTTCYAEIVKYIGHLYRRLKRRIIKKYHMQKRKEGLIPCTPETITLSPNKIKAHHPKCPRMGALLQHASITNLQQQKNKHDLQSNLSINRTGVALNHPETGNVPVDNQVSSPEVSEIVSLENIKNNALNNSTNYLNEDRQKVLLLKINNEDQSNGQDHHCMPSLLSPPSAGRRRSSVMFNEYVVLHTPPTITEPPQDKNVYCLEKMTQAGDGSIWQVNLPHSLQTVSTVFNEYSDLCLTDAMTCQELLAFSVAFSAALPTGQTTLESFYTSLKRAKRTESTRFLSNQQAGPTNATLPLPEIERLSSKSSNEPSRASFDPVSTGINNINMEEFACCYEYYQNQGLAEEKPPQRSKCMRVLISVWRCFRRTCHVTRVVVKKLVDHKYFQQGILLAILINTLSMGIEYHDQPAELTAIVETSNIVFSAIFAVEMILKVIAEGPFRYVANGFNVFDGVIVILSVVELAQAYLGEGQGSSGLSVLRTFRLLRILKLVRFMPNLRRQLFVMLRTMDNVAIFFSLLILFIFIFSILGMYLFGGKFCKFVEESGIERECTCPEIVSKHPQCECDRKHFNNILWATVTVFQILTQEDWNVVLFNGMEKTSHWAALYFVTLMTFGNYVLFNLLVAILVEGFSSERNERREREQRELVKAKLNAEALAQEQSMEVYDDQRSFSESSTTDSYNGSRGKWYSVEELSKVRNLDIKCNIQKQRLLQPNYEDPKNVAQKNKREKDVSKPEPTSGKKMKGKKTESLKLYNIQVQDPPIITTTAATPQDSPSGTMESGTSFKDWDQADFEKYERENSSLLKPPSILGSLKTLDDRTFFEGTPVLNEMRKKHDKNHTTSSDSRLAVLEKQQKKAEKSLAESVSAPKAVGKDETSNGGLHRQVSTEEGVLNNGKILSQPKGYSGTDRRTLDPLLEKSNRIQNDTQGSRTPNRRRSSVRRSSSVKVDSGASSVASNLSLTSHPRCYYNNGSTKYYFDRKNSLRLCDIRTPNNRRRMSSFDQAYHKQSPMSSIRNLEIKHLQDELDKSKLDNTSNAFKIAGNTTDLTGNATRSDGTPKKKGKGRLKQFFRMVTPYHFVEDHEAYTLYLFPEHNRFRQICSWFVNQKWFDNVILLFIALNCITLAMERPNIPPNCTERYFLSTANYVFTVVFAVEMFIKVVSAGLFYGQDAYFTSGWNIMDGSLVIISIVDLLMSLISESSPRIFGILRVFRLLRSLRPLRVINRAPGLKLVVQTLLSSLRPIGNIVLICCTFFIIFGILGVQLFKGTFYYCEGENIKGVKNKQDCLDIEGNVWINRKYNFDDLGKALMSLFVLSSRDGWVNIMYTGLDAVGVDQQPIVNYNEWRLLYFIAFILLVGFFVLNMFVGVVVENFHRCREEQEKEEKIRRAAKRALQMEKKRKRMHEPPYYTNYSPMRLFVHNVVTSKYFDLAIAAVIGLNVVTMAMEYYMMPLPLEYALKIFNYFFTAVFILEAAMKLLALGVKIYMKDRWNQLDVAIVILSIVGIVLEELETNIIPINPTIIRVMRVLRIARVLKLLKMAKGIRALLDTVMQALPQVGNLGLLFFLLFFIFAALGVELFGRLECSEEVPCQGLGEHAHFANFGMAFLTLFRVATGDNWNGIMKDTLRDDCDDAADCVKNCCVSTIIAPIFFVIFVLMAQFVLVNVVVAVLMKHLEESHKQMEDELDIDTELEREFEREQEFEEEQALCMQLNDDNKQVHKRPLTKVSSLPSNFTYSTPILEKKSNIQRRQTIQYFNQNLGLSVFNSYTNNNSYDETAENNINAEGEEIPEAGRDGDGEEKKMKKNGEGPAEGNKGLEGLNSAKEYNSKNVNKKILINKTNLFSKSCDGRPSGEGKRKGFKEECLNITIPGASVTGVGNAGKGEPTRTEDPRRGSSGPVGPGDGTESDLVESQCSTITSSSRSRHQAGSKLESRQLSLDYDPTRNPKASSDGHDGAPLATDGCLSVTTMGAGTTSATIGNSGSSNTTTSGSTVSNKSFLSVPKLQPKSRSGSTKQLFKQTALDEDGETNDESSLLLPVATVADSGSPGNNHCLGAGALLSIPGEGGGFGAESVKNSDSCEIIRIISERRKI from the exons ATGAGAAACGCCACGAAGGATAGTGGCGCATCGCAGCAAACCGTGTACACCGATAAGATCAATTATGGCGGTGTGATTGATtcgttaaatttgaaaaatgaacgaaacggtccaccaccaccaccgtcaaCGGTACAGCATCGGAACAgtctgcagcagcaacagcagaagcGACCGTCGGTAGTGAAGCACGGCGGCAAAGGCGGTGCCGTGGCACGTGTGTCCTCGTCCAGCGATGCGACCGACACGTCCGGGAGCAGCTGCAGCGATGGCGACACGTCGTCCTCGTCGTACGATGAGCCGAATCTGCCGTATCCGGGCTTTACCGAGTTCTCGCTCAAGTACCTTGCACAGGAAACGAAGCCACGCATCTGGTGCCTGCAGCTCATCACTAATCC GTGGTTCGAGCGAATCTCGATGATAGTCATTCTGCTTAACTGCGTCACACTGGGCATGTATCAGCCGTGTGTGGATGACGCTTGCGTTACCAATCGCTGCAAGATATTGCAG ATCTTTGATGACATCATCTTTGCCTTCTTTTCGCTCGAGATGACAATCAAGATCGTGGCGATGGGTGCCTGGGGCAAGGGTACGTATCTAGCCGACTCGTGGAATCGGCTCGACTTCTTCATCGTGCTTGCCGGTGCACTCGAGTACTGTCTGCAGGTGGAAAACCTCAACCTAACCGCCATCCGTACGATTCGCGTACTGAGACCGTTGCGTGCGATCAATCGCATACCGA GCATGCGAATActggtgatgctgctgctggacacGCTGCCCATGCTCGGTAACGTTCTGCTGCTCTGTTTCTTCGTGTTCTTCATCTTTGGCATCGTTGGTGTGCAGCTGTGGGAAGGTATCTTGCGCCAACGGTGCGTCATTAAGCTACCGGATAAGGTGTCACCGCCAGCATACCT cACGTCGTCCCCGCGTAACATTTACTACCGAATTGTTaaccagaaaaaaatcaaaacaga TGTTTCGTTTTACTACGAGTTCTCCAAGGAGCAGGACTACATCTGCTCGAAACCAGAAGACTCCGGGATGCATCTGTGCCAGAATCTGCCCCCATATCGAATAGGACCGCTCGTGTGCAATG ACACTGCACTGCCCTATTCGGAGAATGAACCAACAGCTACGGCCTGTGTGAACTGGAACCAGTATTACACGAACTGTACCCAACTTGGCAGCAATCCGTTTCAGGGGACAATATCGTTCGACAACATTGGGCTTGCATGGGTTGCAATATTTCTC GTAATATCTCTCGAAGGTTGGACGGATATTATGTACTACGTGCAAGATGCCCACAGCTTTTGGGATTGGATCTACTTCGTGCTACTGATAGTG ATTGGCTCCTTCTTTATGATCAACCTCTGCCTAGTCGTCATCGCCACACAGTTCTCAGAAACGAAGAAACGGGAGATGGAACGAATGAGACAGGAACGGGCGCGATTTACGTCCTCATCGACACTCGCATCCAGCACGAACAACTCGGAACCGACGACCTGTTACGCGGAGATCGTGAAGTACATCGGCCATCTTTACCGCCGTCTCAAGCGCCGCATCATTAAGAA ATATCACATGCAAAAGCGCAAGGAAGGTCTCATACCATGCACGCCGGAAACGATCACACTGTCACCGAACAAAATCAAAGCCCATCACCCGAAATGTCCGCGAATGGGTGCCCTCTTGCAGCACGCTTCGATCACTAacctgcagcagcaaaagAACAAGCACGATCTGCAGTCGAATCTGTCCATCAATCGGACGGGTGTAGCGCTTAATCACCCGGAAACGGGTAACGTCCCAGTGGACAATCAGGTTTCATCGCCCGAGGTTTCGGAGATTGTGTCGTTGGAGAACATCAAGAACAATGCACTTAACAATTCTACCAACTATCTGAACGAGGACCGACAGAAAGTGTTACTGCTGAAGATCAACAATGAGGATCAATCGAACGGACAA GATCACCACTGTATGCCAAGCTTACTAAGCCCTCCGTCAGCAGGTAGACGAAGATCGTCCGTTATGTTTAACGAATATGTAGTGCTTCATACGCCTCCAACTATTACAGAACCACCGCAAGATAAGAATGTGTACTGTTTGGAGAAAATGACCCAAGCGGGTGATGGAAGCATCTGGCAG GTTAACTTGCCACATTCGCTACAGACAGTGAGCACCGTGTTTAACGAGTACTCCGATCTATGTCTGACGGATGCCATGACCTGTCAGGAGCTGTTGGCATTCTCGGTAGCATTCTCAGCCGCCCTGCCAACAGGTCAAACTACGCTCGAATCTTTCTACACCTCACTAAAGCGTGCCAAGCGTACCGAATCGACACGCTTCCTCTCGAACCAGCAGGCAGGGCCAACGAACGCGACTCTGCCCCTGCCAGAGATAGAGCGCTTGAGCAGCAAATCAAGCAACGAACCTTCCCGTGCCAGCTTCGACCCGGTGTCGACGGGTATTAACAACATCAATATGGAGGAGTTCGCCTGCTGCTACGAGTACTATCAGAACCAGGGCCTGGCAGAGGAGAAACCACCGCAGCGCTCCAAGTGTATGCGAGTGCTCATTTCAGTATGGCGCTGCTTCCGCCGTACCTGTCATGTTACGCGGGTTGTCGTGAAGAAGCTGGTCGATCACAAGTACTTCCAGCAGGGCATACTGCTGGCGATCCTCATCAACACGCTCTCGATGGGCATCGAATACCATGACCAACCGGCAGAGCTGACAGCAATCGTTGAGACGAGCAATATCGTGTTTTCCGCCATATTTGCCGTCGAAATGATCCTGAAGGTGATCGCTGAAGGACCCTTCCGGTACGTCGCCAACGGGTTCAACGTGTTCGATGGCGTGATTGTTATACTCAG CGTGGTGGAGCTAGCCCAAGCATACCTTGGCGAAGGACAGGGCAGCTCTGGTTTGAGCGTACTGCGCACGTTCCGGCTGCTGCGAATACTGAAGCTCGTGCGCTTCATGCCCAATCTGCGCCGGCAGCTGTTTGTTATGCTGCGCACCATGGACAATGTGGCAATCTTTTTCAGCCTGCTGATACTCTTCATTTTCATATTCAG CATTCTTGGCATGTACCTTTTTGGAGGTAAGTTCTGTAAGTTTGTCGAAGAAAGCGGGATAGAAAGGGAATGTACTTGTCCAGAAATTGTCTCCAAGCATCCGCAATGTGAATGCGACCGTAAACATTTCAACAATATCCTCTGGGCCACTGTGACCGTGTTTCAA ATACTTACGCAGGAGGACTGGAATGTGGTGCTGTTCAATGGTATGGAAAAGACAAGCCATTGGGCCGCACTCTACTTCGTAACGCTCATGACGTTCGGAAATTATGTTCTGTTCAATCTGCTGGTCGCTATCCTGGTAGAGGGTTTCAGCTCAGAG CGTAACGAGAGACGCGAGCGGGAGCAGCGAGAGCTTGTGAAGGCCAAACTGAACGCGGAAGCCCTCGCACAGGAGCAAAGCATGGAGGTGTACGATGATCAGCGAAGTTTTTCCGAATCATCCACCACGGACAGCTACAATGGATCCCGCGGCAAGTGGTATAGTGTCGAGGAGCTCAGCAAG GTGCGTAATTTGGACATAAAGTGCAACATTCAAAAGCAACGATTGCTTCAACCGAACTACGAAGATCCGAAAAATGTGGCCCAGAAGAACAAGCGGGAAAAGGACGTTTCCAAACCGGAACCTACTTCAGGCAAAAAGATGAAAGGG AAAAAGACCGAATCTTTAAAGCTGTACAACATCCAAGTTCAGGATCCGCCGATCATTACGACCACGGCAGCAACGCCGCAAGATTCGCCGAGTGGCACGATGGAGTCGGGAACGAGCTTCAAGGACTGGGATCAGGCGGACTTTGAAAAGTACGAGCGGGAAAACTCTTCCCTACTGAAACCGCCCTCCATACTTGGCTCCCTTAAAACACTTGACGATCGCACGTTCTTCGAGGGTACTCCCGTTCTGAACGAAATGCGCAAGAAACACGACAAGAATCATACCACCTCATCCGATAGCCGGTTGGCCGTGCTGGagaagcagcagaagaaagCGGAAAAATCTCTGGCCGAGTCTGTTAGTGCACCGAAAGCAGTGGGAAAAGACGAAACATCCAATGGTGGGCTTCATCGGCAAGTCTCAACAGAAGAGGGTGTGTTGAACAATGGAAAAATTTTATCGCAACCTAAAG GTTACAGTGGAACTGATCGCCGTACGCTTGATCCACTATTGGAGAAAAGTAATCGCATCCAGAACGATACCCAAGGTTCGAGAACACCGAACCGCAGACGCAGCTCGGTAAGACGATCGTCTTCAGTGAAAGTGGACAGTGGTGCAAGTAGTGTTGCGAGCAACCTCAGCTTAACATCTCACCCACGCTGTTACTACAACAATGGCAGCACCAAGTATTACTTCGATCGCAAAAATTCCTTACGACTGTGCGACATCAGGACACCGAACAATCGGCGCCGTATGTCCTCGTTCGATCAGGCCTACCATAAACAATCTCCGATGAGCAGCATCAGAAATCTTGAAATTAAACACCTACAGGACGAGCTGGACAAGAGCAAGCTGGACAATACCTCGAACGCGTTCAAGATTGCGGGAAATACTACCGATCTGACAGGTAATGCGACCCGAAGTGATGGTACACCCAAGAAGAAGGGCAAGGGACGATTGAAACAGTTCTTCCGCATGGTAACGCCGTACCACTTCGTGGAGGATCATGAAGCGTACACGCTTTACCTATTTCCCGAACACAACAG ATTTCGACAAATTTGTTCCTGGTTCGTCAACCAGAAATGGTTCGATAACGTCATACTGCTGTTTATCGCGCTCAACTGCATCACACTGGCCATGGAACGTCCCAACATTCCACCAAACTGTACCGAGCGATACTTTCTCTCCACTGCCAATTATGTTTTCACTGTCGTTTTTGCAGTGGAAATGTTTATCAAG GTGGTTTCAGCTGGATTGTTCTATGGACAGGACGCTTACTTCACATCGGGTTGGAACATCATGGATGGTTCTTTGGTGATTATCTCGATCGTTGATCTTCTGATGTCGCTGATAAGCGAATCGAGCCCTAGAATATTTGGGATCCTAAGAGTGTTCAGGCTTCTCCGATCGTTGCGCCCACTGCGAGTGATTAACCGTGCGCCTGGGCTTAAGTTGGTTGTTCAGACACTGCTTTCTTCGCTGCGCCCGATCGGTAACATAGTGCTGatttgttgtacatttttcaTCATCTTCGGTATATTGGGAGTTCAG CTTTTCAAGGGTACGTTTTACTACTGTGAGGGTGAAAACATCAAGggagtgaaaaacaaacaggacTGTTTGGACATTGAGGGCAACGTCTGGATCAACAGAAAGTATAACTTTGACGATCTGGGTAAGGCGCTCATGTCTCTGTTTGTGCTGTCCTCGCGGGATGGGTGGGTTAACATCATGTACACTGGGCTTGATGCAGTTGGCGTTGATCAGCAG CCCATCGTAAACTACAATGAGTGGCGCTTGCTGTACTTTATTGCCTTTATATTGCTCGTTGGATTCTTTGTGCTGAACATGTTTGTTGGAGTGGTCGTCGAGAATTTCCATCGCTGCCGCGAAGAGCaggaaaaggaggaaaagaTCCGCCGTGCAGCGAAACGAGCTCTGCAGATGGAGAAAAAGCGGAAAA GAATGCACGAGCCACCGTACTATACGAACTATTCGCCGATGCGGCTCTTCGTGCACAACGTTGTCACTTCCAAGTACTTTGATTTGGCGATCGCTGCCGTCATAGGGCTTAACGTAGTTACGATGGCAATGGAGTATTATATGATGCCTCTACCATTGGAGTATGCGCTCAAGATTTTCAATTACTTCTTCACCGCCGTCTTCATACTGGAAGCGGCAATGAAGCTACTTGCGCTAGGTGTTAAGATATATATGAAAGATCGCTGGAACCAGCTGGACGTCGCGATCGTGATACTGTCGATCGTGGGTATTGTGTTGGAGGAGCTAGAGACGAACATTATACCGATCAATCCGACCATCATTCGTGTGATGCGCGTCCTGCGGATCGCTCGCGTACTAAAGCTGCTGAAGATGGCCAAGGGTATCCGTGCTCTCCTGGACACCGTAATGCAGGCGTTACCACAG GTTGGTAACCTGGGTTTGCTGTTTTTCCTGCTGTTCTTTATCTTTGCCGCACTCGGTGTGGAGCTGTTCGGGCGGCTCGAATGTTCCGAGGAAGTACCATGTCAGGGTTTGGGAGAGCATGCACACTTTGCCAACTTCGGTATGGCCTTCTTGACGCTGTTCCGTGTGGCCACCGGTGACAACTGGAACGGCATCATGAAGGACACGCTGCGGGACGATTGCGACGACGCGGCAGATTGCGTGAAAAATTGCTGCGTGAGCACGATCATAGCGCCGATCTTCTTCGTCATCTTCGTGCTGATGGCACAGTTCGTATTGGTGAATGTGGTTGTGGCCGTGCTGATGAAGCATCTGGAAGAAAGCCACAAGCAGATGGAAGATGAATTGGATATTGACACGGAGCTGGAACGCGAATTCGAAAGAGAGCAAGAGTTTGAGGAGGAACAAGCGCTTTGCATGCAGCTGAACGATGATAACAAGCAAGTTCACAAACGCCCACTAACCAAAGTTTCTTCCTTGCCTTCGAATTTCACGTACAGTACTCCGATCTTGGAGAAGAAGAGCAATATTCAACGTCGTCAGACCATTCAGTATTTCAACCAGAATCTAGGCCTCTCGGTTTTCAACTCATACACCAATAACAATTCCTATGACGAAACGGCGGAAAACAATATCAACGCCGAGGGTGAAGAAATTCCTGAGGCTGGGCGGGACGGCGACGGTGAGgagaagaagatgaagaagaatgGCGAGGGGCCAGCGGAGGGCAATAAAGGGTTGGAGGGGTTGAACTCTGCCAAGGAGTACAACTCGAAGAACGTTAACAAGAAAATCCTGATCAACAAGACGAACCTTTTTAGCAAGTCTTGCGATGGTCGGCCCTCGGGCGAAGGTAAACGGAAGGGGTTTAAGGAGGAGTGTCTCAACATAACGATACCGGGCGCCTCGGTAACGGGGGTCGGTAACGCTGGTAAAGGTGAACCCACCAGGACGGAGGATCCTCGTCGAGGATCGTCAGGTCCGGTGGGTCCCGGTGACGGTACGGAAAGCGATCTGGTTGAATCGCAATGCTCGACAATCACTTCGTCAAGTAGATCGCGGCATCAAGCCGGTAGCAAGCTGGAATCTCGTCAATTGAGTTTAGACTACGATCCAACCAGAAACCCAAAGGCGTCCTCGGACGGGCACGATGGAGCGCCGCTGGCCACCGATGGCTGTCTGTCGGTGACGACCATGGGCGCAGGCACAACGTCCGCCACTATCGggaacagtggcagcagcaatACAACGACCAGCGGCAGCACTGTTTCGAACAAATCGTTTCTATCGGTTCCTAAGCTGCAGCCCAAAAGCAGATCTGGCAGCACCAAGCAGCTGTTCAAACAGACTGCCCTGGACGAGGATGGGGAGACGAATGATGAGAGCTCCCTGCTGCTTCCGGTGGCCACCGTCGCCGATAGTGGCAGTCCGGGCAACAACCATTGTCTCGGGGCCGGCGCTCTGCTCAGTATACCGGGCGAGGGCGGTGGGTTCGGTGCGGAATCGGTCAAGAATTCGGATTCGTGCGAAATCATTCGCATCATATCCGAGCGACGCAAAATTTAG